One window of the Deinococcus ruber genome contains the following:
- a CDS encoding acyltransferase family protein translates to MRYPALESLRGLAAVVVVIHHHLNIIFFPYPVDAKGIEALLLYTPLHLFWAGGEAVLLFFVLSGFVLSLGYWEGKGLDMQKFIVRRIWRIWIPFMAAVTIAYICIKLIGISPISILPAWFNGNWTQASPSVYLEHALMLGDMDRYSGAFIGTAWSLKWEMWGSLLLPVVLIWARQPVAIAIAICALFIALYWQRGAQTDVAEGLLRYMPMFAIGALLSYHRAFISHWVHLRNKPLLLAIALLLIPISWYGYSVINNPLRATINDYGVLLASSLLVSLSLGWKRFEVWLELPILHWLGRISFSLYLYHIVILTVALRLGWHILPISAILLISFLLVFPIAHFAYEWIEKPAIIKGKAIVAKLS, encoded by the coding sequence ATGCGTTATCCCGCTCTGGAAAGTCTACGCGGTCTTGCGGCTGTGGTCGTGGTGATTCATCACCATCTCAATATTATATTTTTCCCTTATCCAGTAGATGCCAAAGGTATTGAAGCTCTCCTTCTGTACACACCCCTTCATCTCTTTTGGGCGGGCGGGGAAGCCGTGTTGTTATTCTTTGTACTATCAGGATTTGTTCTAAGTTTAGGATATTGGGAAGGAAAAGGGCTAGATATGCAGAAATTTATTGTTAGACGTATCTGGCGCATTTGGATACCGTTTATGGCAGCTGTCACTATTGCGTATATATGTATAAAATTAATAGGAATATCTCCAATAAGCATTTTGCCCGCGTGGTTCAATGGTAATTGGACACAAGCATCCCCATCCGTGTATTTAGAGCATGCATTGATGTTAGGTGATATGGACCGCTATTCGGGCGCATTTATAGGAACAGCGTGGTCTCTCAAGTGGGAAATGTGGGGCTCTCTTCTACTTCCCGTCGTCTTGATCTGGGCAAGGCAGCCAGTAGCAATTGCAATAGCGATATGTGCACTTTTTATTGCCTTATATTGGCAGAGGGGCGCACAAACAGACGTAGCAGAAGGTCTTTTACGTTATATGCCTATGTTTGCAATCGGTGCTCTTTTATCTTATCATCGAGCTTTCATATCTCACTGGGTACATCTACGAAATAAACCGCTTCTGCTGGCGATTGCTCTCCTTTTAATTCCTATAAGCTGGTATGGGTATTCTGTTATCAATAATCCATTACGCGCCACCATAAACGATTATGGAGTGCTCTTAGCTTCCAGCCTGCTCGTCAGCCTGAGCCTAGGATGGAAGCGCTTTGAGGTATGGCTAGAGCTTCCCATCTTACATTGGCTTGGACGTATTAGTTTTAGTTTATATCTTTACCATATCGTTATTCTTACGGTGGCACTGCGATTAGGTTGGCATATACTGCCCATATCGGCCATTTTGTTGATTTCATTTCTACTCGTATTTCCTATTGCTCATTTCGCATACGAGTGGATTGAGAAACCAGCGATCATAAAAGGAAAAGCTATCGTTGCTAAATTAAGCTGA
- a CDS encoding glycoside hydrolase family 19 protein, with product MIISAAAILACNPRHPTADTTASKLTWACQTFGIEDPRSVAAMLANYTVESGLLPNRENLLYTTSARLAKVWPSKFGPRGSYDPREYVGQPERLANLVYAGKLGNGDAASGDGWAFRGGGYPQLTGRDTYTAAGRLIGYDLAQQPALIEQIGVSALAGCAYWTRMSSADRLAQAGDIAGTRRAVNGPAMLGLSDMLSIYRRVRPLLQSAT from the coding sequence ATGATCATTTCCGCAGCGGCCATCCTGGCCTGCAATCCGCGCCATCCCACGGCCGACACCACCGCCAGCAAGCTCACCTGGGCCTGCCAGACGTTCGGGATCGAAGACCCCCGCAGCGTCGCGGCGATGCTGGCGAACTACACCGTCGAATCGGGCCTGCTGCCCAACCGCGAGAACCTGCTGTACACCACTTCGGCCCGGCTGGCGAAGGTGTGGCCGTCGAAGTTCGGACCGCGCGGGAGCTACGATCCGCGCGAGTACGTGGGACAGCCGGAGCGGCTCGCCAATCTGGTGTACGCAGGCAAGCTCGGCAATGGTGACGCTGCCAGCGGCGACGGCTGGGCCTTCCGAGGCGGCGGCTACCCCCAGTTGACCGGGCGCGACACCTACACAGCAGCGGGCCGCCTGATTGGGTATGACCTCGCCCAGCAGCCCGCGCTGATCGAGCAGATCGGTGTGTCGGCGCTGGCAGGCTGCGCGTACTGGACACGCATGAGCAGCGCGGATCGACTCGCGCAGGCAGGCGACATCGCCGGAACGCGGCGGGCGGTCAACGGCCCGGCCATGCTGGGCCTGAGCGACATGCTGAGCATCTACCGGCGTGTGCGGCCGCTGCTTCAGTCGGCCACCTGA